A single region of the Nocardioides ochotonae genome encodes:
- a CDS encoding dihydroorotase: MTEYDVLLTNVKAVLPGHDEPQTVDIAVKDGKFARIEAGIPADSAARVVDGGGKVAFPGVVDAHQHWGIYNPLPEDVRTESRASAQGGVTTSLSYMRTGQYYLNKSGDYADFFPEVLALTEGNATIDYTYHLAPMSKSQISEIPALVKDHGVTSFKVFMFYGSYGLHGRSSDQSQFLMTPEGERYDYAHFEFVMRGVQKAREENPEIADQISLSLHCETAEIMAAYTKMVEEDGTLTGLPAYSASRPPHSEGLAVTIASYLAHETNLPTINLLHLTSRKAVEAALTMAAAFPHIDFRREVTVGHLLADCDTAHGVGGKVNPPLRPREDVEALWDYLLDGKIDWVVSDHACCKEELKFGQPKDDVFVAKSGFGGAEYLLAGMVSEGRKRGLAFGRIAELTATNPAERYGLGATKGAIAVGKDADLALVDVDHAWTVRAEDSVSSQEYTPFEGADLTAKVTDTFLRGQQIMTDGVVTDETPGRFLARPTA, translated from the coding sequence GTGACCGAGTACGACGTCCTCCTCACCAACGTCAAGGCCGTCCTCCCCGGCCACGACGAGCCCCAGACCGTGGACATCGCCGTCAAGGACGGGAAGTTCGCCCGGATCGAGGCCGGCATCCCCGCCGACTCGGCCGCCCGGGTCGTCGACGGCGGCGGCAAGGTCGCCTTCCCCGGCGTCGTGGACGCCCACCAGCACTGGGGCATCTACAACCCGCTGCCCGAGGACGTGCGCACCGAGTCGCGCGCCTCGGCCCAGGGCGGCGTCACGACGTCGCTGTCCTACATGCGCACCGGCCAGTACTACCTCAACAAGTCCGGCGACTACGCCGACTTCTTCCCCGAGGTGCTCGCGCTGACCGAGGGCAACGCGACGATCGACTACACCTACCACCTCGCGCCGATGAGCAAGTCGCAGATCTCCGAGATCCCGGCCCTGGTCAAGGACCACGGGGTGACCTCGTTCAAGGTGTTCATGTTCTACGGCTCCTACGGCCTGCACGGGCGCAGCAGCGACCAGTCGCAGTTCCTGATGACCCCGGAGGGCGAGCGCTACGACTACGCCCACTTCGAGTTCGTGATGCGCGGGGTGCAGAAGGCCCGCGAGGAGAACCCGGAGATCGCCGACCAGATCTCGCTCTCGCTGCACTGCGAGACCGCCGAGATCATGGCCGCCTACACCAAGATGGTCGAGGAGGACGGCACCCTCACCGGGCTCCCGGCGTACTCCGCCTCGCGTCCCCCGCACTCCGAGGGCCTCGCGGTCACGATCGCCTCCTACCTGGCGCACGAGACCAACCTGCCCACCATCAACCTGCTGCACCTCACCAGCCGCAAGGCCGTCGAGGCGGCGCTGACGATGGCCGCGGCGTTCCCGCACATCGACTTCCGCCGCGAGGTCACCGTGGGCCACCTGCTCGCCGACTGCGACACCGCGCACGGCGTCGGCGGCAAGGTCAACCCGCCGCTGCGTCCGCGCGAGGACGTCGAGGCGCTGTGGGACTACCTGCTCGACGGCAAGATCGACTGGGTCGTCTCCGACCACGCGTGCTGCAAGGAGGAGCTCAAGTTCGGCCAGCCCAAGGACGACGTCTTCGTGGCGAAGTCGGGCTTCGGCGGCGCGGAGTACCTCCTCGCCGGGATGGTCTCCGAGGGGCGCAAGCGGGGCCTGGCCTTCGGCCGGATCGCCGAGCTCACCGCGACCAACCCCGCCGAGCGCTACGGCCTGGGTGCCACCAAGGGCGCCATCGCCGTCGGCAAGGACGCCGACCTGGCCCTGGTCGACGTCGACCACGCCTGGACGGTGCGCGCCGAGGACTCGGTCTCCAGCCAGGAGTACACGCCGTTCGAGGGCGCCGACCTGACCGCGAAGGTCACCGACACCTTCCTGCGCGGCCAGCAGATCATGACCGACGGCGTCGTCACCGACGAGACGCCCGGGCGCTTCCTGGCCCGCCCGACCGCCTGA
- a CDS encoding MmgE/PrpD family protein: MSYSPAANARPAGNPTGEPGAGPTLAQQLAAFAVDAATNGVPADVVASVGQRTLDVLGLCVAAHRLPTSAAAIGHVLDQGGHPQATVVGEPTRVSAIQAAFANGVLAHSLDYDDTHLPSVLHPSASVVPAALAAAEHAGASGELTVRAIAVGLEVAVRLGMAGYDAELGNSVFFEHGQHATSITGAMGSAVAAAIAYGLDEDGIADALGITASLASGIIEANRTGGTVKRLHCGYAAQAGVTAAQLVRRGFTGPPTVLEGRFGFFQAWLHGQFFPEAITEGLGTEWSVPGIFFKPYPANHFTHTTVDAGRAFRERGVRPEDVASVVVGVAGSTVRTIGEPIEVKRTPVTGYQAQFSGPYAFAAGLFGGGGLGTGLDDYTDALAQDPARRDLMAKVDVVADERCNKIYPFQFPAVVTLTTTSGEVLVEEVLANRGGPANPLSDAELARKFSDNVAGRLAPSLAESVSSEVLSLHTATDLVSVLTPLSTFTPQGDSE; encoded by the coding sequence ATGAGCTACTCCCCCGCGGCGAACGCCCGCCCCGCCGGCAACCCGACCGGCGAGCCCGGCGCCGGCCCGACCCTCGCCCAGCAGCTCGCGGCGTTCGCCGTCGACGCCGCGACGAACGGCGTACCGGCCGACGTCGTGGCCTCGGTCGGCCAGCGCACCCTCGACGTGCTCGGTCTCTGCGTCGCCGCCCACCGGCTCCCGACGAGCGCCGCGGCCATCGGCCACGTGCTCGACCAGGGCGGTCACCCGCAGGCGACGGTGGTCGGCGAGCCGACCCGGGTCAGCGCGATCCAGGCCGCGTTCGCCAACGGCGTGCTCGCCCACTCCCTCGACTACGACGACACGCACCTGCCCTCGGTTCTGCACCCGTCCGCCTCGGTGGTCCCGGCCGCGCTGGCCGCCGCCGAGCACGCGGGTGCCAGCGGCGAGCTGACGGTGCGCGCGATCGCCGTCGGCCTCGAGGTCGCCGTCCGCCTCGGCATGGCCGGGTACGACGCCGAGCTCGGCAACTCCGTCTTCTTCGAGCACGGCCAGCACGCCACCTCCATCACCGGCGCGATGGGCTCCGCGGTCGCCGCGGCGATCGCCTACGGCCTCGACGAGGACGGCATCGCCGACGCGCTCGGCATCACCGCCTCGCTGGCCTCCGGCATCATCGAGGCCAACCGCACCGGCGGCACCGTCAAGCGCCTGCACTGCGGCTACGCCGCCCAGGCCGGGGTCACCGCCGCCCAGCTGGTGCGCCGCGGCTTCACCGGTCCCCCGACCGTCCTCGAGGGCCGCTTCGGGTTCTTCCAGGCCTGGCTGCACGGCCAGTTCTTCCCCGAGGCGATCACCGAGGGCCTGGGCACCGAGTGGTCGGTCCCCGGCATCTTCTTCAAGCCCTACCCGGCCAACCACTTCACCCACACGACCGTCGACGCCGGCCGGGCGTTCCGCGAGCGGGGCGTCCGTCCCGAGGACGTCGCCTCGGTCGTCGTGGGCGTCGCCGGCTCGACCGTACGCACCATCGGCGAGCCGATCGAGGTCAAGCGGACCCCGGTCACCGGCTACCAGGCCCAGTTCTCCGGGCCGTACGCCTTCGCCGCCGGCCTGTTCGGCGGCGGCGGCCTCGGCACCGGGCTCGACGACTACACCGACGCCCTCGCCCAGGACCCGGCCCGCCGGGACCTGATGGCGAAGGTCGACGTGGTCGCCGACGAGCGGTGCAACAAGATCTACCCGTTCCAGTTCCCCGCCGTGGTCACGCTCACCACCACCTCCGGCGAGGTCCTCGTCGAGGAGGTGCTGGCCAACCGCGGCGGTCCGGCCAACCCCCTCTCCGACGCCGAGCTGGCCCGCAAGTTCAGCGACAACGTCGCCGGGCGCCTGGCGCCGTCGCTCGCCGAGTCCGTCAGCTCCGAGGTGCTCTCGCTCCACACGGCCACCGACCTGGTGTCCGTCCTCACGCCGCTGTCCACCTTCACCCCGCAAGGAGATTCCGAGTGA
- a CDS encoding cyclase family protein: protein MTDSTTARLLDAAAAGLEIFDLGRTLTVGMPQSPNHPAYWHALPRRHGDMVRSDGGSAANDMISMGTHVGTHIDALSHVSQDGKLHGDLDAEAAQVGGRFLEHGAHTIKPMVRRGVLLDVPGTLGVDRLEPGQEITVADLEATLAAQGTEIREGDVVLVRSGWGQHFDNGDGDLYRGLSTGVPGVSETGAAFLAGHGIHATGADTIAYEQLKPGAGHGLLPAHRVLLVESGIYIIEAMDLEALAAAGVHEFLFVLSPLKFFGATGSPVRPLAVVGA, encoded by the coding sequence ATGACCGACTCCACCACCGCACGCCTCCTGGACGCCGCTGCTGCCGGCCTGGAGATCTTCGACCTGGGCCGCACGCTGACCGTCGGCATGCCGCAGTCGCCCAACCACCCGGCGTACTGGCACGCGCTCCCCCGGCGGCACGGCGACATGGTGCGCTCCGACGGCGGCTCCGCGGCCAACGACATGATCTCGATGGGCACCCACGTCGGCACCCACATCGACGCGCTGAGCCACGTCTCCCAGGACGGCAAGCTGCACGGCGACCTCGACGCCGAGGCCGCGCAGGTCGGCGGCCGCTTCCTCGAGCACGGCGCGCACACCATCAAGCCGATGGTGCGCCGCGGCGTGCTGCTCGACGTGCCCGGCACCCTCGGCGTGGACCGCCTCGAGCCCGGCCAGGAGATCACCGTGGCCGACCTCGAGGCCACCCTCGCCGCCCAGGGCACCGAGATCCGCGAGGGCGACGTCGTCCTGGTCCGCTCCGGCTGGGGCCAGCACTTCGACAACGGCGACGGCGACCTCTACCGCGGTCTGTCCACCGGCGTGCCCGGCGTCTCCGAGACCGGCGCGGCGTTCCTCGCCGGCCACGGCATCCACGCCACCGGCGCGGACACCATCGCCTACGAGCAGCTCAAGCCGGGCGCGGGCCACGGCCTGCTCCCCGCCCACCGGGTGCTGCTCGTCGAGTCCGGCATCTACATCATCGAGGCGATGGACCTGGAGGCGCTGGCCGCCGCCGGCGTCCACGAGTTCCTGTTCGTGCTCTCGCCGCTGAAGTTCTTCGGCGCCACCGGCTCCCCGGTGCGCCCGCTGGCAGTGGTCGGCGCATGA
- a CDS encoding CaiB/BaiF CoA transferase family protein has product MTAGPLTGYTVIDASTILAGPLACQILGDYGADVVKIEHPAKRDGMRGHGPAKDGTPIWWKEIARNKRTVGLSLKEPDGAALFLRLAATADVVVENFRPGTLERWGVGPEQLHEVNPGLVIVRITGFGQTGPYAARAGFGTLAESMSGFAHLTGQADGPPTLPAFGLADSIAGIAASSAVSMALLARERNGGRGQVIDLDLLSPIMTAVGPGPTVYQQTGVVGTRHGNRSTNNAPRNTYQTSDGHWVAISTSAQAIAERVLQLVGHPEVIDEPWFAAGNTRAQHADELDEYVGSWIGARTRDQVVDAFTEAGAAIAPIYSAKEIVEDPHVRETQMLTEVEDRDFGPLLQHNVMWRMSETPGSIRFTGREHGEDTDAVLGELGLSAEELADLRSRSVIR; this is encoded by the coding sequence ATGACCGCAGGACCGCTCACCGGCTACACGGTGATCGACGCGTCGACGATCCTCGCGGGCCCGCTCGCCTGCCAGATCCTCGGGGACTACGGCGCCGACGTCGTCAAGATCGAGCACCCTGCGAAGCGCGACGGCATGCGTGGCCACGGTCCGGCGAAGGACGGCACGCCGATCTGGTGGAAGGAGATCGCGCGCAACAAGCGCACCGTGGGGCTGAGCCTCAAGGAGCCCGACGGTGCAGCCCTCTTCCTCCGGCTCGCCGCCACCGCCGACGTCGTCGTCGAGAACTTCCGCCCCGGCACCCTGGAGCGCTGGGGAGTCGGCCCCGAGCAGCTGCACGAGGTCAACCCCGGGCTGGTCATCGTCCGGATCACCGGCTTCGGCCAGACCGGCCCGTACGCCGCCCGCGCGGGCTTCGGCACCTTGGCAGAGTCGATGAGCGGCTTCGCGCACCTCACCGGCCAGGCCGACGGCCCGCCGACACTGCCCGCGTTCGGCCTGGCGGACTCGATCGCCGGCATCGCGGCCTCGTCGGCCGTCTCGATGGCGCTGCTCGCCCGGGAGCGGAACGGCGGCCGCGGCCAGGTCATCGACCTCGACCTGCTCTCGCCGATCATGACCGCGGTCGGCCCCGGCCCGACGGTCTACCAGCAGACCGGCGTCGTCGGCACCCGGCACGGCAACCGCTCCACCAACAACGCCCCGCGCAACACCTACCAGACCTCCGACGGTCACTGGGTCGCGATCTCCACCAGCGCCCAGGCCATCGCCGAGCGGGTCCTGCAACTCGTCGGCCACCCCGAGGTGATCGACGAGCCGTGGTTCGCGGCCGGCAACACCCGCGCGCAGCACGCCGACGAGCTCGACGAGTACGTCGGCTCCTGGATCGGCGCCCGCACGCGCGACCAGGTCGTCGACGCCTTCACCGAGGCCGGCGCCGCGATCGCGCCGATCTACTCCGCCAAGGAGATCGTCGAGGACCCGCACGTCCGCGAGACCCAGATGCTCACCGAGGTCGAGGACCGCGACTTCGGCCCGCTGCTCCAGCACAACGTCATGTGGCGGATGTCGGAGACCCCCGGCTCGATCCGGTTCACCGGTCGCGAGCACGGCGAGGACACCGACGCCGTGCTCGGCGAGCTCGGCCTGAGCGCCGAGGAGCTCGCCGACCTGCGCAGCCGCTCAGTCATCCGCTGA
- a CDS encoding hydroxymethylglutaryl-CoA lyase produces MTTHPTAPRSTPTVSPAAPVEIVEVSPRDGLQNEKRVLPTEIKAELIRRCLDAGLRRIEVTAFARPDRVPQMADAEDVLAAVRDDERLQSIGLVLNRRGLDRAVAAGCTEVTAVVVASDGLALRNQGADTAAQIAAWHDMAAAARDAGVRASVIIAAAFGCPFDGPVPVARVLEVAKGCLDAGPDELAIADTIGVGVPRQVTAIVGGLRALGADVPLRAHFHNTRNTGYANALAAVEAGVSVLDASAGGIGGCPFAPGATGNIATEDLLYLLHQSGIPTTDPVDAALVAETGTWIAEQLGLPQAPAMLGRAGGFAAPLL; encoded by the coding sequence GTGACGACGCACCCGACCGCCCCCCGCAGCACCCCCACCGTCTCACCCGCAGCACCGGTCGAGATCGTCGAGGTCTCCCCGCGCGACGGACTGCAGAACGAGAAGCGCGTGCTGCCCACCGAGATCAAGGCCGAGCTCATCCGCCGCTGCCTCGACGCAGGCCTGCGCCGCATCGAGGTCACCGCGTTCGCCCGCCCCGATCGGGTGCCCCAGATGGCCGACGCCGAGGACGTGCTGGCGGCGGTCCGCGACGACGAGCGCCTCCAGTCGATCGGCCTGGTGCTCAACCGCCGCGGCCTCGACCGGGCCGTGGCCGCCGGCTGCACCGAGGTCACCGCCGTGGTCGTCGCCTCCGACGGCCTCGCGCTGCGCAACCAGGGCGCCGACACGGCCGCCCAGATCGCCGCCTGGCACGACATGGCCGCCGCCGCCCGCGACGCCGGCGTGCGCGCGAGCGTCATCATCGCCGCGGCCTTCGGCTGCCCCTTCGACGGCCCCGTCCCGGTCGCGCGGGTGCTCGAGGTGGCCAAGGGCTGCCTCGACGCCGGCCCCGACGAGCTCGCGATCGCCGACACCATCGGCGTCGGAGTGCCCCGCCAGGTCACCGCGATCGTCGGCGGGCTGCGCGCCCTGGGCGCCGACGTACCGCTGCGGGCGCACTTCCACAACACCCGCAACACCGGCTACGCCAACGCGCTGGCCGCGGTCGAGGCCGGCGTGAGCGTGCTCGACGCCTCGGCCGGCGGCATCGGCGGGTGCCCCTTCGCCCCCGGCGCCACCGGCAACATCGCCACCGAGGACCTGCTCTACCTGCTGCACCAGTCCGGGATCCCCACCACCGACCCCGTCGATGCGGCACTGGTCGCCGAGACCGGCACCTGGATCGCCGAGCAGCTGGGCCTGCCGCAGGCCCCGGCGATGCTCGGCCGGGCCGGCGGGTTCGCCGCACCGCTCCTCTGA
- a CDS encoding CaiB/BaiF CoA transferase family protein: MTSSETVTGPLHGVRVLEAGQLLAGPFAGTLMGDLGADVIKVEPPGIGDSMRQWGRATAAEGKSLWWPVVGRNKRSVTLDLRQAEGQEIFLKLVEQADIVVENFRVGTFEKWNLGYEQLKAVNPKIIFVRVSGYGQTGPYAKRAGYGSIGEAMGGLRYIVGDPDRQPSRTGISIGDSLAAMHATIGALAALRHRDVTGEGQVVDSAIYEAVLAMMESLVTEWDAAGYQRERTGAILPNVAPSNVYPTADDSMVLIAANQDSVWGRLAEVMGRPELAKEGQYATHTGRGERQAELDELISEWTRTVDSEELLGLMHENGIPAGRIFKAEDMLTDPHFEAREAIVRVPDESFGSLAMQNVVPKLSATPGSIRWTGPELGQHNGDVYGDLLGLSEDERAALLERGVI, from the coding sequence ATGACCAGTTCCGAGACCGTAACCGGCCCGCTGCACGGAGTGCGCGTCCTGGAGGCCGGCCAGCTCCTCGCCGGACCCTTCGCGGGCACCCTCATGGGCGACCTCGGCGCCGACGTGATCAAGGTCGAGCCCCCGGGCATCGGCGACTCCATGCGCCAGTGGGGTCGTGCCACGGCCGCCGAGGGCAAGTCGCTGTGGTGGCCGGTCGTCGGGCGCAACAAGCGCTCGGTGACCCTCGACCTGCGCCAGGCCGAGGGCCAGGAGATCTTCCTCAAGCTCGTCGAGCAGGCCGACATCGTGGTGGAGAACTTCCGCGTCGGCACCTTCGAGAAGTGGAACCTGGGCTACGAGCAGCTCAAGGCCGTCAACCCGAAGATCATCTTCGTGCGCGTCAGCGGCTACGGCCAGACCGGCCCCTACGCCAAGCGCGCGGGCTACGGCTCGATCGGCGAGGCGATGGGCGGGCTGCGCTACATCGTCGGCGACCCCGACCGGCAGCCGTCGCGCACCGGCATCTCGATCGGTGACTCGCTGGCCGCGATGCACGCCACCATCGGCGCGCTCGCCGCGCTGCGGCACCGCGACGTCACCGGCGAGGGCCAGGTCGTGGACTCCGCGATCTATGAGGCCGTGCTCGCCATGATGGAGAGCCTCGTGACCGAGTGGGACGCCGCGGGCTACCAGCGCGAGCGCACCGGCGCGATCCTGCCGAACGTCGCGCCCAGCAACGTCTATCCGACCGCCGACGACAGCATGGTGCTGATCGCCGCCAACCAGGACAGCGTCTGGGGCCGCCTCGCGGAGGTCATGGGCCGCCCCGAGCTGGCCAAGGAGGGGCAGTACGCCACCCACACCGGCCGCGGCGAGCGCCAGGCCGAGCTCGACGAGCTGATCTCGGAGTGGACCCGCACGGTCGACTCCGAGGAGCTGCTCGGGCTCATGCACGAGAACGGCATCCCCGCCGGCCGCATCTTCAAGGCCGAGGACATGCTCACCGACCCGCACTTCGAGGCCCGCGAGGCGATCGTGCGGGTGCCGGATGAGTCCTTCGGCAGCCTGGCCATGCAGAACGTCGTGCCCAAGCTGTCCGCCACGCCCGGCTCGATCCGGTGGACCGGTCCCGAGCTCGGTCAGCACAACGGCGACGTGTACGGCGACCTGCTCGGCCTCTCCGAGGACGAGCGCGCGGCGCTCCTCGAGCGCGGCGTGATCTAG
- a CDS encoding isochorismatase family protein yields the protein MATERSADYSSAGFLGRIGPGSAPAVIVVDVCRAYLEGGPLTDEGGRFEAARASAARVVDAARAAGHPVLFTEVRLAPGRRDAGWFGVKVPGLAAFEQGSPWAEAPEAPAPQPGEVVVSKQYASGFFGTSLASTLRALGVDTTYVLGFSTSGCVRATALDALQSGFRPLVVRDASGDRDAGVHESNLFDLDAKYADVVSEAEAIDQLRAIAPRDRDLTGGPA from the coding sequence ATGGCGACCGAGCGCTCCGCGGACTACTCCTCGGCCGGCTTCCTGGGCCGCATCGGCCCGGGCAGCGCCCCGGCCGTGATCGTGGTCGACGTGTGCCGCGCCTACCTCGAGGGCGGTCCGCTGACCGACGAGGGCGGCCGGTTCGAGGCGGCGCGCGCGAGTGCGGCCCGGGTCGTCGACGCCGCACGCGCGGCGGGCCACCCGGTGCTGTTCACCGAGGTGCGCCTCGCCCCCGGCCGCAGGGACGCCGGCTGGTTCGGCGTCAAGGTGCCCGGCCTGGCCGCCTTCGAGCAGGGCTCGCCGTGGGCCGAGGCACCCGAGGCGCCCGCGCCGCAGCCCGGCGAGGTGGTGGTGTCCAAGCAGTACGCCTCGGGCTTCTTCGGCACCTCGCTCGCCTCGACCCTGCGCGCGCTCGGCGTCGACACGACGTACGTCCTGGGGTTCTCGACCAGCGGCTGCGTGCGGGCCACCGCCCTGGACGCGCTCCAGAGCGGGTTCCGCCCGCTCGTGGTGCGCGACGCCAGCGGTGACCGCGACGCGGGCGTGCACGAGTCCAACCTGTTCGACCTCGACGCCAAGTACGCCGACGTGGTGTCCGAGGCCGAGGCCATCGACCAGCTGCGGGCGATCGCCCCGCGCGACCGCGACCTGACCGGAGGACCTGCATGA
- a CDS encoding MFS transporter yields MTDTHDVAPQRPAAEAAEASSGVAASSTVMLDVFPKRPARSVDLSKPAPLGWWPAVVIALVAFIDRVEINLISGALPAIQDHFGFSDTVAGAIPTSASLAAAILLLPAGRLADRAPRVVTIFVVVLIWSICSVLSGLATSLVMFFAVRVLIGAAGQLYNPPASSLIADYYPARSRGKAFGFERAGYYMGLPTGVILGGAIAEAMDWRAVFFVAAVPGLVVALLVLTLKEPLRGLGDRMDRLRGGAVESDGAHGVLTASSSSLFAEAKGLLKVKTLKGIILGQALLSLGVAGLFYWLPTFLQRTEDLGYDAASGLAGGVGGTGIVIGIILGSRMGDKFHGIRPGWRIKVATGFLLVGAVALTGAVMLPGLWLRIALVCVACAGFAAAIPNLTAASADVVPADRRGMGFALLTFLVTLGGAVGPLLIGVTSDLIGSTSYDGEPLALAMLVLVPAMFAAVLALLWIRDTFEDDAAAATAATLASPDTVA; encoded by the coding sequence ATGACCGACACGCACGACGTGGCTCCCCAGCGGCCCGCCGCCGAGGCCGCTGAAGCCTCGTCCGGCGTGGCCGCGTCCTCGACCGTCATGCTGGACGTCTTCCCGAAGCGTCCCGCCCGCAGCGTCGACCTCTCCAAGCCGGCCCCCCTCGGATGGTGGCCCGCCGTCGTGATCGCGCTGGTCGCGTTCATCGACCGCGTCGAGATCAACCTGATCTCCGGCGCCCTGCCCGCGATCCAGGACCACTTCGGCTTCAGCGACACCGTCGCGGGCGCGATCCCGACCTCCGCCAGCCTGGCGGCCGCGATCCTGCTGCTGCCCGCCGGGCGCCTCGCCGACCGGGCGCCCCGCGTGGTGACGATCTTCGTCGTCGTGCTGATCTGGTCGATCTGCTCGGTGCTGAGCGGTCTGGCGACCAGCCTGGTGATGTTCTTCGCCGTACGCGTCCTCATCGGGGCCGCCGGCCAGCTCTACAACCCCCCGGCCTCCAGCCTGATCGCCGACTACTACCCGGCCCGCAGCCGCGGCAAGGCCTTCGGGTTCGAGCGCGCCGGCTACTACATGGGTCTGCCCACCGGCGTCATCCTCGGCGGCGCGATCGCCGAGGCGATGGACTGGCGTGCGGTGTTCTTCGTCGCCGCGGTGCCCGGCCTGGTCGTGGCACTGCTCGTGCTCACCCTCAAGGAGCCGCTGCGCGGCCTGGGCGACCGCATGGACCGGCTGCGCGGCGGTGCCGTGGAGTCCGACGGCGCCCACGGCGTCCTCACCGCGTCGAGCAGCTCGCTGTTCGCCGAGGCCAAGGGCCTGCTGAAGGTGAAGACGCTCAAGGGCATCATCCTCGGCCAGGCGCTGCTGTCGCTCGGCGTCGCCGGCCTCTTCTACTGGCTGCCGACGTTCCTCCAGCGCACCGAGGACCTCGGCTACGACGCCGCCTCGGGCCTCGCCGGCGGCGTGGGCGGCACCGGCATCGTGATCGGCATCATCCTGGGCAGCCGGATGGGCGACAAGTTCCACGGCATCCGCCCGGGCTGGCGGATCAAGGTCGCCACCGGGTTCCTGCTCGTCGGCGCCGTCGCGCTGACCGGTGCGGTGATGCTGCCGGGCCTGTGGCTGCGGATCGCGCTCGTCTGCGTCGCCTGCGCCGGCTTCGCCGCCGCCATCCCGAACCTGACCGCCGCCTCCGCCGACGTCGTGCCGGCGGACCGCCGGGGCATGGGCTTCGCGCTGCTCACCTTCCTGGTGACCCTCGGTGGCGCCGTCGGCCCGCTGCTCATCGGCGTCACCTCCGACCTGATCGGCTCCACGTCGTACGACGGCGAGCCGCTGGCCCTGGCGATGCTGGTCCTGGTGCCGGCGATGTTCGCCGCCGTGCTCGCGCTCCTGTGGATCCGCGACACCTTCGAGGACGACGCCGCGGCCGCCACAGCCGCGACCCTCGCCTCGCCCGACACCGTCGCCTGA